From the Kallotenue papyrolyticum genome, the window TGTTCGGGGAAGTATTCGAAGCGGTTGCGCTCGAAGTACTGGGTCAGACGCTGTTTGTTGGTGCCCGGATCGCTCTCCTTAAGCTGATCCGAGATCGGATAGCCGAACTGGGCCAGCCCGCCGTTGCGCTGCCAAAAGCCGGCAAACGGCGCTGCCAGACGGTGGCCGGTTTCGCGGAAGAGCTGCCCGCTCTGCGTGCGGTCGCTGCCCCATTCAACGTACATCGGTGTGCCGATGTAGGGCAGCTCCACCGTCACGGCGCCATCGGTCTGCACGATCGCCAGCAGCTTGCCGTCCCAGCGCCGGACGCGCGCCTCCTGACAGGCACAGTCGATGGTCATGCGCGGCGGGGTCTCCCCGTTGATGCGCCATAGCACTACCGCGCCGCGACTGCCGCCGTTGAAGCGGTAGGCGAAGGTGCCCGGCATGGCCGGGTGATCGCCGTTGGCCAGCACACTCTCGAAGCGCATGCCCTGCAGGATCGAGGTCATGGTGCGGTAGGCCGCGAAGCTCGGCTTGCGCAGATCGCCGCGCTGGGGATCGAGCGGATAGGTGCGCCGCAACAGGCCGAAGTGGAACTCGACTTCGCGGTTGTTGTAGATCGGTCGCTCGTAGGGCGCGTTGGGATGGGTGTCGTTGCGTAGATCGTACCAGAAGATGCGCTCGACGGTAGGATGCGCCATCGCCAGCAGGTACATGCGCACCATGAAGTTGGCCTGATCATCCTCGCTCACGCCGTAGAAGCCCTGGTAGGAGGACCAGCCCACCTCGGTGATCCACACCGGCTTGCTGCCGAACTCGCGCAGCAGAGCATCCACCTGCCGCAGCTCGGCCTCAAAATCCATGGTGCGGTCGCGTCGCCAGGAGGCGGCCTCTGGCGGACCAGGGCTGTAGGGGTGAATGCCCAGGATATCGAAGCTGTTCCAGCCGCCGGCTTCATACAGCAGCCGGAGATAGGTGGGAATGTCGTAGTCCTGCTCGGTGGGCAGCTCGCTCCAGATGCTGGTGATGCCGCCCAGCACGATCACCGCCTCAGGATCGGCGGCTTTGGCCGCGGCGCGCGCCACGTCTAGCACGCGCACATAATCCTTAATCGTGTACAGACCACTTTCATAGCCCGATTTGCGCAGATTGGGCTCGTTCCAGATCTCCCAGTATTTGATCTGGCCGCGGTCGCGTCCGTAGCGTGCCACGACTTGATAGACATAATCGCCCCAGTCGCCGATCCACTCGTCGAGGGCGGGGTTCTTGCTCTTGAACCAGGCCGGATTGTAGGCCAGCAGGCCCAGCACATTGATGCCGGCGCGACTCATGCGTTCAATGGCGCGGTCGTAGTTGTAGAAGCCGCTGCCGTCGCCGCTCCACAGGTAGGGGCCGCCCTTGGTGCGCTGCAGCTTGTCCCAACTGATCTCTTCGCGCGCCCACTGGATGCCGGCTTCGCGCATGAGCGCTACCGCCGCGTCCTGCTCATCCTCGCGCACGCGGTTGGCCAGGTGCGCGTTGATGCCGAAGGGCATGCTTTTATCGATCGTTCGCGCCGCGTACGCAGCGGGAACGGAGGGGCTCAGCGGTAACACTGCGGGGGCGAACAGTGCCACCATGAGCAGAGGGAGCAGTCGTCGCATGTGCATCGTTGATAGCCTTCCTCTGTTCGATGATGTCTGACCAGGATATGGCAGCGATCTGCCGACTCAGCGGTCGGCCTGTTCCCAGGGAGCCGCGCCGTAACGCCAGCGATAGTAGTGCTGGCCGACGTTGCCCATCTCGACCTGGTAGTCGCGCGGGTTGGCGGGCGTGTAGGTCAGCACGCGTCGTTCGAACAACTGCGTCAGCACCCACGTCTCGACGCCGCCGACGCGCGCGCGCACCCAGTAGGGCTCGCTGATCGGGTAGCCGAAGGCGAAGAGCCAGTCGTCGGGCTGGGCCTGCATGAAGCGCCAGAAGACCGCGGGGAGGTTGTGTCCCAGCGTTGCTTCATAGCGCGCGATGCGGGTTTCGGGGCGTGCCAACGTGGAATCGGCGCCGGGCGTGCCGTTGGCATCCAGCGTGGCGATCACCTCCTGGCCGCTGCGCTCGGGCGCGCGCCGGTCGTTGTTCAACGAGGCGACGGCGCCAAAGGCGCGGTAGGAGGGCGCCGGGTTGTCTGCCGGATCGCCGGCGATCGGGATCTCCGCCGGCGCGCGCGGCTCGAAGCGGGCGTCGCCGACCTGGAGCTGGCCGCTGACCAGCTCCTTAACCAGCAGGCCGTTGGTGACAAACCAGCGATCAGCGCGGTTGCCCTCCGGTCGGCTGATCTCCATACGCGCCTTATCGTAGTATTCCACCAGTCGCTCGCCGCCGGGACTCTCCTGGTAGGGCTCGACGGTGGTGCGCCAGGGCGCTGGTCCCCAAAGCCACGAGCGCTGCGCGCTGCCCTGCTGCACCGGCAGATCGGCGCGCCGCCAGACCTGCACGGTAGCCGGGTCGGAGCGCAGGCGGCGCACGCCTAGGCTCTGCACCTGCACCGGCTGGCCCGGGTTCAGCGTCAGGCGCGCCACGGGACCTTGCTCCACGCCGTTGACCGCTACGCCGGCGCCGTCCGCAACGGGATGCAGCTCGACGACGATTGGTCGGTCGGCGCGCACGGTGTAGGCGCGCGCGGCGGCGTCCAGCTCCAGATCGACGGTTGCATCCTGGTAGCGCAGGCCGGTGATGCCATCGCCACCGATGCGCGCCAGCGGCTGCGGCGCGATCACCAGCGCGTCCAGCGTCAGGCGCAGGCCGTAGTGGCCGGCGTACAACGCCTCGAACCAGGCAGCGGTATCCCACAGCCGGCCACGATCACCGCTGTCGCCGGTGCCATAGCGCGCGTTGGCGCTGGCGGCGAACTCGACCACCATGCCGCCGGTGCGTTGACTCATGGCGCGATAGGCCTCCAGAATGCGCGCCGCATCCTCGGCATAGCCGGCGCGTGCCCGTTCGGGAACGTCCAGCGCGACGATCCAGGGCGCGGCGGCGTCCAGCATCCAGTCCGGCGGCGTCGGCGTGACTACGCGCTTGACCGCGCGGGGGTAGCCGCCCAGCGTCAGGCGCGTCGGCGTGAGCGGATCGATCTGCTGTGCCAGCGACTCGTGCAGCGCCGCGAACAGATCGCGATAGCGCCAGCCGTCCTCGGGCGCGATCAGCCCCTCACGCGTGGCCTGCAACACGCCAAAGGTCTCCAGCAGGTTGACGATGCGTCCGTCGGCCTTTTTCCAGGCAATAGGCCAGGCCTGCCCGGCGCGCCAGTAGCCGCCCTGCGCCTCGCCGCGGTGAAAGCCGGCACGCAGGCGCGCTGCCAGCTCTTCATAGCGGCGGCCATCGCGTCCAATCCAGCGCTCCAGCTCGGCCATACGTCGGTACGCGCCATAGAACTTGGCGATGGCATAGGTGTGCATCACGCTGTTTTCGACTGTATCGAAGTAGCCGTAGGGAAAGATGTCGCGGTCGGGCAGGCCATCGCCGTCGCTGTCGAGCCGTTCGATCCAGGCAGCGATGGCTTCGAGCGTGGCGATGTTGCGCTGTATAAAGGCGCGATCGCCTGTTTTGGCGGCATAGGTGTAGGCCGCGCTGATCAGATTGGGCATGGCGTCCCAGGCCTGGCGGTTCTCGCTCCAGCCTTCGGTGATATTGATCGTTTCGGGGACGACGCCATCCGGCCCGGTGCGCTCCAGGAACACCTGGATGTTGTTGCCGAAGATGGTCATATCGTCCAGCAGGTAGCTGTAGCCGCTGATGGCGTAGTCCAGGTCACGCGCCCAGGTCGTGGTCTGGTAGGCGCGCTGGCTGGCGCGCAGCACCTGCCGACCGTCGGGCAGGCTGACGATGTTGGCCAGGTAGCCGTTGCGCAAGAGCTGCGCCTCGGTCGTGGCGTCGAAGCGGCTAGCAGTCATGGTCGTGCGCGTGCCGGCACGCAGGCTCGGCGCGGCCAGGATCAGACTGAGCAGCATGGCAGCCAGGGCGGAACATCGCAGCACGGTCAGGGTCCTTTCACTTGCAGCGCGGGGATCGCGGCGGGCGTGGTCGGCGCCTGAGCGGCACGTGCCCCTTCGGGCAACGGCGCGGCGGCGATGCCGACCAGCCCGACCACCAGCGCGGGATTGTACAGGTAGGGCCACAGCACCGGGTTGAAAAGCATGAAGCCCAGGTAGGCCGCCACCGCATGAGCAGTCAGCAGGCTGACGCGCGCGCCGCGCCACCAGAAGAGCGCGGCGATCGCCAGCACAATCAGCGCCTGCAGCGGCTTGAGCCAGCGTTCAGCGCCGCGTGACCAGAATTCGCCGCTGAAGCCGGTGATGATCGACCAGACCGGCGGGTCGGTTTCGAGCCATTTCTGGCGCGGCCAGCCGTCGATCTGGTTGAACCAGCGGTAGGTACCCTCCACGAAGGCGTGCGGCGTCCAGAGCAGAAACGGCAGGATCAGCAGCGCCGCGACGGCAGCCGCCAGCGCTGCGAGACGCAACGCGCCCCGGGCGCCGTGCTGACGCAGCCAGTACAGCCCCAGCAACACGGCGAAAACCGCCACCAGCGGCGAGGTCGCTGCGGCGCAGCCCAGCGCGACGGCCGTAGCGCGCGTTCGTCCGCTCAGTGCTAGGGCCCAGAGCAGCGCCAGCAGCGCCCAGGTGATCGGCGCGGTGTTGCCGGTGTCCCAGTGAATCACGCTCGGTTGCAGGTAGAGCCAGGCCCACAGCGCCAGCGCCGGTTCGCGCCGCAGCGTCTCCGACCATCCCTGGCGCTGTGCGCTGACCCACAGTAGCGCGCTGAGGATCGCCAGCTCGGCGACAATATTGGTCCAACGCAGGTCCACCTGCAGCACAAAGGCCGGTAGGTAGGCCAGCCAAGTGAGCGGCAGATAGGTCAGCGGCACGGGCCATGGCATCTGATAGGTGCGGTAGGGGCTTGCGCCGGCCAGCAGATGCGTCAGCGCGCCCTGCACCAGCGGCAGCATATCGCCATGCGGCGGGGCGATGGGAATGTAGTGCATATGCGTCACACGGATGATCGTGCCCAGCCCCAAAGCAACACCCGCTAGCCAGGCCGCGCCCGCGCGCGCGCCGAGCAGCAGCGCCAGTCCGCCACCAAGCAGCAGCGCCAGCCGTGCGGCGTTCCAGCCGTTGTTGGGCGGCACAAAGACGGCCAGATCGAGCATGGCCGCGATCAGCGCCAGGAGCGGCAACAGCGCCAACGCGCGCCAGGGCGGCGCGAGCCATGGCGCCAACCCGCCACGGCTGTCGGCAGGCGCCAGCCACAGCAGCGCCAGCAGGACCAGCGCAGCGGCGCCGACGCTGGCCAGCCGATAGACATGCTGTGCGCCGGTGAGATCGAGCGTCAGGGCTAGCCCGACCCACACACCGATCGCGCGATGGGAGGACGATATCCATCTACTCAAGGCAGCCTCAGTGTACGGATGGCGCGTCGGTCGGTCAAGCATGGCAAGCTGACAA encodes:
- a CDS encoding cellulase family glycosylhydrolase, with the protein product MRRLLPLLMVALFAPAVLPLSPSVPAAYAARTIDKSMPFGINAHLANRVREDEQDAAVALMREAGIQWAREEISWDKLQRTKGGPYLWSGDGSGFYNYDRAIERMSRAGINVLGLLAYNPAWFKSKNPALDEWIGDWGDYVYQVVARYGRDRGQIKYWEIWNEPNLRKSGYESGLYTIKDYVRVLDVARAAAKAADPEAVIVLGGITSIWSELPTEQDYDIPTYLRLLYEAGGWNSFDILGIHPYSPGPPEAASWRRDRTMDFEAELRQVDALLREFGSKPVWITEVGWSSYQGFYGVSEDDQANFMVRMYLLAMAHPTVERIFWYDLRNDTHPNAPYERPIYNNREVEFHFGLLRRTYPLDPQRGDLRKPSFAAYRTMTSILQGMRFESVLANGDHPAMPGTFAYRFNGGSRGAVVLWRINGETPPRMTIDCACQEARVRRWDGKLLAIVQTDGAVTVELPYIGTPMYVEWGSDRTQSGQLFRETGHRLAAPFAGFWQRNGGLAQFGYPISDQLKESDPGTNKQRLTQYFERNRFEYFPEHAGTPYEVQLGRLGDDLLRAQGIDWNTLPKQPDAPPECLFFPETGHRLCPPFRAYWEQRGGLAIFGMPLSEAYEEQGRLVQYFERNRFEYFPENAGTPYEIQLGLLGRQLFTTYHAWPR
- a CDS encoding glycosyltransferase 87 family protein, which produces MSRWISSSHRAIGVWVGLALTLDLTGAQHVYRLASVGAAALVLLALLWLAPADSRGGLAPWLAPPWRALALLPLLALIAAMLDLAVFVPPNNGWNAARLALLLGGGLALLLGARAGAAWLAGVALGLGTIIRVTHMHYIPIAPPHGDMLPLVQGALTHLLAGASPYRTYQMPWPVPLTYLPLTWLAYLPAFVLQVDLRWTNIVAELAILSALLWVSAQRQGWSETLRREPALALWAWLYLQPSVIHWDTGNTAPITWALLALLWALALSGRTRATAVALGCAAATSPLVAVFAVLLGLYWLRQHGARGALRLAALAAAVAALLILPFLLWTPHAFVEGTYRWFNQIDGWPRQKWLETDPPVWSIITGFSGEFWSRGAERWLKPLQALIVLAIAALFWWRGARVSLLTAHAVAAYLGFMLFNPVLWPYLYNPALVVGLVGIAAAPLPEGARAAQAPTTPAAIPALQVKGP